In Oncorhynchus kisutch isolate 150728-3 linkage group LG5, Okis_V2, whole genome shotgun sequence, a genomic segment contains:
- the LOC109890563 gene encoding zinc finger protein 585A: MAEHEKEGPTQTMQENQDEDEPHYTDDAKTSKMQDDASFEEKLIEEVRRYNNLYNTTLKDYKDFTITSNSWKEIAQTLGVEEQICRTKWKKLRDRYVRLRRKIKGKSGDAASGIQPQILTTLSWLSGFIKHKETKSDYPQAEEMDTPEDLQDDNLIEREHFHSSNNEQQDGHLVVRRNVILERTKFNQRQQEAGETADDFITALHCLSEHCGYGALLSEMIRDRLVAGLLDRRLSKQLQMDPELTLDKAVARIRQTEIVEKQQYLPENNFKAASRRENEGCVLSYRKHQCPANVQCQSEKNNQNSERLQQPQTTQEKEEEPIDTDDTDGFSPGGEKPHYCAYCSRSFQKVRDLIRHRRTHTGEKPHHCPDCDRRFARLDKLKLHQQTHTGEKPHHCPDCGRSFARLDKLKIHKEIHIGVKSHHCPDCNRGFARLDKLKSHQKKHAKDKHICHSSDCVKSFVLLEKLEKHQLENTFKATSSASNVDWVLTQQKTFSKVRGSKRQQSKVRARAPGKRTPTHSKTVQEKEEEPLDTDDSDDWTEGFSPGGEKPHYCFDCGKNFRKVRDLIRHQRTHTGEKPHHCPVCDRTFARLDKLKLHQEIHTGVKPHHCPDCEKSFARLDNLKLHQKIHIKGEHNVTLNHQTEINVDCVHTQQRTASRGRQKSQMRASAPGKRMVQSQPGKDSPYKSSVRKNQHSEKLQQPQKTQENEEDPEGTSDNWTESTVEKPYICSDCGKSFRLENRLIRHQRTHTGEKPYDCPDCDKCFARLDHVKSHQKTHMKEERNFHCSDCVKSFVLLEQLEKHQLTHKKSYSCSKCEERFSDLVDWKAHFLVHREILHCPDCNKQFLYKGLFERHRRTHLRKREKFLCTICGKEIHNFKIHMRVHTGEKPYHCTECGKSFAYTKSYKTHILTHTSGERATYPCLECGKRFTRIDGMVRHVRRVHTGERNHQCGDCGKRFFRKESLKRHSLVHTGEKPYQCSVCGQRFSQDGDRKRHEKRHYSGVSDFLDL, translated from the exons ATGGCGGAACATGAGAAGGAAGGACCGACCCAAACAATGCAGGAGAACCAAGATGAAGATGAACCCCATTATACTGATGACGCTAAGACAAGCAAGATGCAAGACGACGCAAGTTTCGAGGAAAAGCTCATTGAAGAGGTCAGAAGGTACAACAATTTGTACAACACCACATTGAAAGACTATAAAGACTTCACAATAACCAGCAACAGCTGGAAGGAGATAGCCCAAACTCTGGGAGTAGAAGAACAGATTTGCAGGACGAAATGGAAGAAATTGAGAGACCGATATGTCAGACTGAGGAGGAAAATTAAGGGGAAGAGTGGGGATGCAGCATCAGGAATACAACCACAAATACTCACCACGCTGTCCTGGCTGTCTGGCTTCATTAAACACAAGGAGACCAAGTCAGACTATCCACAG GCAGAGGAGATGGACACCCCAGAAGACCTGCAAGATGACAACCTGATCGAGCGGGAACACTTCCACAGTTCTAATAATGAACAGCAAGATGGACATTTGGTAGTTAGGAGGAATGTAATATTAGAACGAACTAAATTCAACCAAAGACAACAGGAAGCAGGAGAGACAGCTGATGATTTTATCACTGCACTTCATTGTTTGTCAGAACATTGCGGTTATGGAGCTCTGCTCAGTGAGATGATAAGAGACAGACTAGTTGCAGGCTTACTTGACAGAAGACTGTCCAAGCAATTACAAATGGACCCAGAACTCACACTGGATAAAGCTGTCGCACGCATTCGTCAAACTGAAATTGTGGAAAAGCAACAGTACCTGCCGGAGAATAACTTCAAAGCTGCCAGCAGAAGAGAAAATGAAGGCTGTGTGCTTTCATATAGAAAGCATCAATGCCCAGCCAATGTCCAGTGCCAATCAGAGAAGAATAATCAAAACTCAGAAAGGCTACAACAACCCCAAACAAcacaggagaaggaagaggagccCATAGATACTGATGACACTGATGGCTTCAGTCCTGGAGGAGAAAAGCCTCACTACTGCGCCTACTGCAGTAGGAGCTTTCAAAAAGTGAGGGATCTTATAAGACACCGACGAACACATACTGGAGAGAAGCCTCACCACTGCCCTGATTGTGACAGAAGGTTTGCTCGATTAGATAAGCTTAAATTACACCagcaaacacacactggagagaagcctcacCACTGCCCTGATTGCGGCAGAAGTTTTGCTCGATTAGATAAGCTAAAGATCCACAAAGAAATACACATAGGAGTGAAGTCTCACCACTGCCCTGATTGCAACAGAGGTTTTGCTCGTTTAGATAAGCTTAAGTCACACCAAAAAAAACATGCAAAAGACAAACATATTTGTCACTCTTCTGACTGTGTGAAAAGTTTTGTCCTATTGGAGAAGCTTGAAAAACACCAGCTGGAGAATACCTTCAAAGCTACCAGCAGTGCATCCAATGTAGACTGGGTGCTCACACAGCAGAAAACATTCAGCAAAGTCAGAGGGAGTAAAAGGCAGCAGAGTAAAGTACGAGCTAGAGCTCCAGGAAAGAGAACACCAACACATAGCAAAACAGtacaggagaaggaagaggagccCCTAGATACTGATGACTCTGATGATTGGACCGAGGGTTTCAGTCCTGGAGGGGAGAAGCCACACTACTGCTTTGACTGCGGTAAGAACTTTAGAAAAGTGAGGGATCTTATAAGACACCAGCGAACACATACGGGAGAAAAACCTCACCACTGCCCTGTTTGTGACAGAACTTTCGCTAGATTAGATAAACTTAAATTACACCAAGAAATACATACAGGAGTGAAGCCTCACCACTGCCCTGATTGTGAGAAAAGTTTTGCTCGATTAGATAATCTTAAATTACACCAAAAAATACATATTAAAGGGGAACATAATGTCACACTGAACCATCAAACTGAAATTAATGTAGACTGtgtgcacacacagcagagaacAGCCAGCAGAGGCAGGCAGAAGAGTCAAATGCGAGCTAGTGCACCAGGGAAAAGAATGGTCCAGTCACAGCCAGGCAAAGACTCCCCTTACAAAAGTTCAGTTCGAAAGAATCAACACTCAGAAAAACTGCAACAACCCCAAAAAACGCAGGAGAATGAAGAGGATCCTGAAGGTACTTCTGATAACTGGACCGAGAGTACTGTAGAGAAGCCATACATCTGCTCCGACTGTGGTAAGAGCTTCAGACTAGAGAATCGTCTTATAAGACATCAGCGaacacatacaggagagaagccttacgacTGCCCTGACTGTGACAAATGTTTTGCGCGATTAGATCATGTTAAGTCACACCAAAAAACACACATGAAGGAGGAACGCAATTtccactgctctgactgtgtgAAAAGCTTTGTCCTATTGGAACAGCTTGAAAAACATCAGCTAACACACAAGAAAAGTTACAGCTGTTCAAAGTGTGAGGAAAGGTTTTCAGACCTGGTTGACTGGAAAGCACACTTTTTAGTACACAGAGAGATCCTCCACTGTCCTGACTGTAACAAGCAGTTCTTGTACAAGGGACTTTTTGAAAGACACAGGAGAACACatttgagaaaaagagagaaatttCTCTGCACAATATGTGGGAAGGAGATTCACAACTTTAAAATACACATGCgagtacacactggagagaaaccataTCACTGCActgagtgtgggaagagttttgcatATACAAAATCGTACAAAACACATATATTAACACATACCTCTGGAGAAAGAGCAACCTATCCTTGTTTGGAATGTGGAAAGAGATTTACTCGCATAGATGGCATGGTGAGACACGTGAGGAGGGTTCATACTGGAGAGAGAAATCATCAGTGCGGAGACTGTGGAAAAAGATTCTTTCGAAAAGAGTCACTGAAGAGACACAGTCTAgttcacactggagagaaaccataCCAATGCTCTGTCTGTGGGCAACGCTTCTCCCAAGATGGCGACAGAAAACGGCACGAGAAGAGGCACTACTCTGGTGTCTCAGATTTCCTCGATCTATAA